From Magnetovibrio sp. PR-2, the proteins below share one genomic window:
- the mamO gene encoding magnetosome protein MamO translates to MEDLNRPERALPENTILFCKKSWQVPSMILALLVALTFVWASFILANYEDMDFYENSYELSVPEFLFRDMAGNGMEGAVQAVATGVVGIGTTTVNMPPVASGALVSPNGHVITALHPLKNLKEIAVLVRTSSGTKRYLAEITKALPGHNVALLKVLTPDRFMYFTMADTTKLMANSLVTGIGFNAAGNTIFKEGQLQQVNATMSVGAQQLSHLLSTDAVYTWEQTGGPVINRAGELVGIGMSVIGDNQLVQGFVVPAHVLAADFGDVLTFKVNPGNAALDQNNGPSGSPAMVSAGFGNGNMMGNTPPNMSASQGAGIDPGQGSAPWWQKARAQVQQNQPMGMNIAAPNGPMAQAGPNGVAGQGSVQGQNPQLQAQQGGVNMTAGGIFDPDHINRTRVAGFTVGDIVSLMLLAVVVGVTSGMVTMGGGVLQVAGMMVIFGYGMHLIRPVAYLTNLFIFGAAVRRNARSGLIMWDTVKSITPWACVGVVAGYFIGNSLGDQSMGLLLGIFAALMTAKGLQELLSKDENQEEVVLRTDEVVGDALVEATDEELEDLIEGDGEAHAQSSHEVVKEQTTNAGLGMPIGLISGMLGISGGVVAVPMQRMFANAPLHNAIANSSVVVFWASLTGALIAFLHGVPTGLIDLQAPLAIAAIMIPGAYVGGLIGAKLMKTLPVQLLRGVYTTIMAVVAVKMLFLN, encoded by the coding sequence ATGGAAGATTTGAACCGCCCAGAGAGGGCTTTACCGGAAAACACGATCTTGTTTTGCAAGAAGTCGTGGCAGGTGCCCTCTATGATTTTGGCTTTATTGGTTGCCCTGACATTTGTCTGGGCGAGCTTTATCTTGGCAAATTACGAAGATATGGACTTCTACGAAAACTCTTATGAGCTTTCAGTGCCGGAATTCCTCTTTCGTGATATGGCCGGGAACGGCATGGAAGGTGCAGTTCAGGCTGTCGCCACTGGCGTTGTGGGCATTGGGACGACGACAGTCAACATGCCCCCGGTTGCATCTGGTGCCTTGGTTAGTCCCAACGGCCATGTGATCACTGCATTGCATCCACTGAAAAACTTGAAAGAAATAGCTGTTTTGGTGCGTACATCTTCGGGCACCAAAAGGTATTTGGCGGAAATCACAAAGGCCCTGCCCGGTCATAACGTTGCGTTGTTGAAAGTTTTGACGCCGGACCGTTTCATGTATTTTACAATGGCGGACACCACGAAATTGATGGCCAATAGTTTGGTGACGGGTATCGGCTTTAACGCAGCCGGCAACACCATCTTTAAAGAAGGTCAATTGCAGCAGGTCAATGCGACGATGAGCGTTGGGGCACAGCAGTTGTCACACCTTTTGAGCACGGACGCCGTTTACACCTGGGAACAAACGGGTGGCCCCGTCATCAATAGGGCGGGTGAGCTTGTCGGCATTGGGATGTCGGTTATTGGTGACAACCAACTTGTTCAGGGTTTTGTCGTTCCTGCACATGTTTTGGCGGCTGATTTCGGGGATGTTTTGACCTTTAAGGTCAACCCTGGGAACGCTGCACTTGACCAAAATAACGGGCCGTCCGGTTCACCAGCTATGGTGAGCGCTGGCTTTGGCAACGGCAACATGATGGGCAATACCCCGCCCAACATGTCCGCTAGCCAAGGTGCAGGGATTGATCCTGGGCAAGGCTCAGCCCCCTGGTGGCAAAAGGCCCGCGCTCAGGTTCAGCAAAACCAACCGATGGGGATGAACATTGCGGCGCCGAACGGGCCTATGGCTCAGGCGGGGCCCAACGGTGTTGCTGGACAAGGTTCTGTACAAGGACAAAACCCCCAACTGCAAGCTCAACAAGGTGGTGTGAATATGACAGCGGGCGGGATCTTCGATCCTGACCACATCAACCGCACGCGCGTTGCTGGGTTTACAGTTGGGGATATTGTCAGCTTGATGCTTTTGGCTGTTGTGGTCGGCGTCACCAGTGGCATGGTTACGATGGGCGGTGGTGTGTTGCAAGTTGCCGGTATGATGGTCATCTTTGGCTATGGTATGCACTTGATCCGTCCTGTCGCTTATTTGACCAACCTGTTCATTTTTGGTGCTGCTGTGCGCCGTAATGCCAGATCTGGTTTGATCATGTGGGATACGGTAAAATCAATCACACCATGGGCATGTGTTGGTGTTGTGGCTGGCTACTTCATTGGTAATAGCTTAGGCGATCAGTCCATGGGGCTGTTGCTGGGGATCTTTGCGGCTCTGATGACGGCAAAGGGTTTGCAAGAACTGCTCAGCAAGGACGAAAACCAAGAAGAAGTGGTCTTGCGCACCGATGAGGTTGTGGGTGATGCACTGGTTGAGGCCACGGACGAAGAGCTGGAAGACTTGATCGAAGGGGATGGCGAGGCGCATGCTCAGTCTTCCCATGAAGTGGTTAAAGAACAAACGACAAACGCTGGGTTGGGCATGCCAATTGGCTTGATCAGCGGTATGCTGGGCATTAGCGGCGGTGTGGTTGCCGTACCCATGCAGCGCATGTTTGCCAATGCACCATTGCACAATGCCATCGCAAACAGCTCTGTCGTGGTGTTCTGGGCATCCTTAACGGGTGCACTTATTGCCTTCTTGCATGGTGTTCCGACGGGGCTTATCGATCTGCAGGCTCCTCTTGCGATTGCAGCGATCATGATTCCGGGTGCCTACGTTGGTGGCTTGATCGGTGCAAAATTGATGAAAACCCTACCTGTGCAGTTGTTGCGCGGGGTGTATACAACGATTATGGCGGTGGTCGCCGTCAAGATGTTGTTTTTGAACTGA
- the mamP gene encoding magnetosome magnetite formation protein MamP, giving the protein MVDKKILIGAVGAIAIITLLSTIFDSEVHHSNMSSAAITGQAGVANQIGGPGMWATPNNNLQTPPASQQAPGPNVPTIVNVATGSLNPGAIDTARIGGNVPNFLPSNVQLSEGHWQGMDVGELSSELRRKLRYPRGLKGLLVDEVTLNSARSGLKAGDVIVNVGNVSVTTLEAFQQSSRMVRNLDKVELTALRKGERGEDGRYSMRRVSVFLRGDPDLGFAQLESAPMILPGDGRPHPHRGACTNCHSIGSGFELPDPDLITLPPPPITHAVVVQGILPHRDRGPCEACHQIVK; this is encoded by the coding sequence ATGGTAGATAAAAAAATACTCATCGGTGCCGTTGGTGCCATTGCCATTATCACGCTGCTCAGTACAATCTTTGACAGCGAGGTCCACCATTCCAATATGTCTTCGGCTGCCATTACTGGGCAAGCGGGGGTGGCCAACCAAATTGGTGGCCCTGGCATGTGGGCAACGCCGAATAATAATTTGCAAACGCCGCCTGCTTCTCAGCAAGCGCCTGGACCTAATGTGCCAACCATTGTCAATGTTGCGACGGGATCTTTGAACCCGGGCGCCATTGATACGGCACGCATTGGCGGCAATGTCCCCAATTTCTTGCCGTCGAATGTGCAGCTTTCAGAAGGCCACTGGCAAGGTATGGATGTGGGTGAGTTGTCCTCTGAATTGCGCCGTAAATTGCGCTACCCCCGTGGACTGAAGGGTTTGTTGGTTGACGAGGTCACGTTAAATTCGGCCCGTTCGGGGCTGAAAGCCGGTGACGTGATCGTCAATGTTGGCAATGTTAGCGTGACAACACTCGAGGCGTTCCAGCAAAGTTCTCGCATGGTGCGCAACTTGGATAAGGTTGAATTGACGGCACTTCGTAAAGGTGAGCGCGGCGAAGACGGGCGCTATTCCATGCGCCGGGTCAGTGTGTTTTTGCGCGGTGATCCCGACCTTGGCTTTGCACAGCTTGAATCTGCACCAATGATTTTGCCGGGAGACGGTCGCCCGCACCCTCACCGTGGGGCCTGCACAAACTGCCATTCCATAGGTTCAGGTTTTGAATTGCCGGATCCGGATTTGATTACATTGCCCCCACCCCCAATCACACATGCTGTGGTGGTGCAGGGGATTTTACCACACCGTGACAGGGGGCCGTGTGAAGCGTGCCACCAGATCGTCAAGTAA